Proteins from a single region of Lelliottia sp. JS-SCA-14:
- a CDS encoding cellulose biosynthesis protein BcsC: MKKITLKSAICLSGVLAFGGAAQAAQNEAALKALFDQANYWHEKSHDDLASESLKKVLMVDANNTQALYLMALWAQQNGDLQAAAQWRARLAKVSPNDGGLQALDNAKQMTQVPQGTLTLARQQARSGNIPAALETWKTLFNGDTPPASLAPEYYQTMGSDKSLYPQALAELQRFAAQNPQDNAARVALGKMLTWQESTRRDGIIQLQQMASGSKDADAGLRQALLWLGPKAGDEQFYDTWLQRHPQDSEIQAYYRKNVGGAAKGEGYTALNSGNTDAAKRQFEQVLQTNPQDADALAGMGYIAQRSGDYQAAAQYLGRAASQGGDASTERQQQADDAAFYGQLAQAQQALKEGNVSQALALSAPLVQQSGERGTAAKLFRADVLRHNKDYPQAEQTLRELVSQQPNNGAARENLYYVLKEQNKTDEAQAMLRTLPASLQAKLQPRVVSGLPGDPIRRQAQQAAANGNTQQAIAILREGISRLPDDPWLRLDLARLLQKSGADGEAASVMQPAFRQGAGASSLYAAALFASENGAWQQSQTILSRISPASQTPQMRELAQRVNYNLQMATAERYLAQGNSVAAANTLKTLSTRPPENPADAGKLARMLAQSGDLTGAVAVVRSNMREGVQGNAGDYADQVSVLNQAGLSGEAQSFLSNPELLSRSTPTQLAGVRNGYVINEADQLREQGNYAAAYDKLIRALQSDPQNTDLMFAMARLYQTGKMNKEAGVVYDYLMTRDTPDQDARAGAIDVALAEDNVTKAKQLANGLQTNNSPERLVLLARLEEAQGNHQQAMTYLRSARGKLLGLQSTNSSATPTMGGLLLADNPFTTTSRTAQAVGATASSDSGLPWQLAQTAREPGSTLPGTTRPDLPQETAQSRTLRQVDDMMQQMNEQTGMWLQGEVDVRGRDGESGTSKLTEAKAPLTWSSSPFGESRFEFTATPITLSAGSASGDAWRRFGSNPLANAASNMVSTATNEQKAIAAMNATERATYLAAHPGAAALVDLGTLDSNDFNLTSSDGQLNLAKLGAYDSGRVGEYLEASNLKANVNQPGDVSTDSQKANGVELNMALSGKDYRLDIGSTPLGQDLSTLVGGVKWSPKLTNYLSLIMTGERRAVTDSLLSYVGLEDKYSGKRWGRVTKNGGSLQLSYDDGDAGFYAGGGGYSYLGENVASNTSINANAGVYLRPYHDDFREVKTGLSMSWMDFSKNLSQFTFGQGGYFSPQNYVSVSLPVDYSQKIDNWKLKLGGSVGYQSYSQDSSDYFPTNDSWQQLLEGAVESGFAKEARYKGTSENGIGYTMRAGVDYTLNKDMTIGGKVGYDTFGSYNESTAGLYFRYMLGDK, from the coding sequence GTGAAAAAAATAACCTTAAAATCGGCGATCTGTCTTTCCGGCGTGCTGGCGTTTGGCGGCGCGGCGCAGGCCGCACAAAACGAGGCGGCGCTGAAAGCGCTGTTTGACCAGGCCAACTACTGGCACGAAAAGTCACACGACGATCTGGCCAGCGAGTCGCTGAAAAAAGTGTTGATGGTCGATGCCAACAACACCCAGGCGCTCTATCTGATGGCGCTGTGGGCGCAGCAAAACGGCGATCTGCAGGCGGCGGCGCAGTGGCGCGCGCGGCTGGCAAAAGTCTCGCCGAATGATGGCGGTTTGCAGGCGCTGGATAACGCCAAACAGATGACGCAGGTTCCGCAGGGCACGCTGACCCTGGCGCGTCAGCAGGCACGCAGCGGCAACATTCCGGCGGCCCTTGAGACCTGGAAAACCCTGTTCAACGGTGATACGCCGCCCGCGAGCCTCGCGCCGGAGTATTACCAGACGATGGGCAGCGATAAATCGCTCTATCCACAAGCGCTGGCCGAACTACAGCGTTTTGCGGCGCAAAATCCGCAGGACAACGCCGCGCGAGTGGCGCTGGGTAAAATGCTTACCTGGCAGGAGAGCACGCGCCGCGACGGGATTATCCAGCTCCAGCAGATGGCGAGCGGCAGCAAAGACGCGGACGCCGGTTTACGTCAGGCCCTGCTGTGGTTAGGCCCAAAAGCGGGTGACGAACAGTTCTACGACACCTGGCTGCAGCGCCATCCGCAGGACAGCGAAATCCAGGCCTACTACCGCAAAAACGTCGGCGGTGCGGCGAAAGGCGAAGGCTATACCGCGCTCAACAGCGGGAATACGGACGCGGCGAAGCGCCAGTTTGAACAGGTGCTGCAAACCAACCCGCAGGACGCCGACGCGCTCGCTGGGATGGGCTACATCGCCCAGCGCAGCGGGGATTATCAGGCCGCCGCGCAATATCTGGGACGCGCCGCCAGTCAGGGCGGTGATGCCTCTACGGAACGCCAGCAGCAGGCCGATGACGCCGCCTTTTACGGTCAGCTCGCCCAGGCGCAGCAGGCGCTGAAAGAGGGCAACGTCAGCCAGGCGCTGGCGCTCTCGGCCCCGCTGGTGCAGCAAAGCGGCGAACGCGGCACGGCGGCGAAGCTGTTCCGCGCCGATGTCCTGCGTCACAACAAAGATTATCCGCAGGCCGAACAGACTCTGCGCGAGCTGGTGAGCCAGCAGCCGAATAACGGTGCTGCACGGGAAAACCTCTATTACGTCCTGAAAGAGCAGAACAAAACCGACGAAGCCCAGGCGATGCTGCGCACGCTTCCGGCCAGCTTGCAGGCGAAACTCCAGCCGCGCGTGGTGTCCGGTTTGCCGGGCGATCCGATCCGCCGTCAGGCGCAGCAGGCCGCCGCCAATGGCAACACCCAGCAGGCGATTGCGATTCTGCGCGAGGGGATTTCCCGTCTGCCGGACGATCCCTGGTTACGTCTGGATCTGGCGCGTTTGCTGCAAAAATCCGGTGCCGACGGCGAAGCCGCCTCGGTGATGCAGCCTGCGTTCCGTCAGGGGGCGGGCGCCAGCTCACTCTACGCGGCGGCGTTGTTCGCCAGCGAAAACGGGGCGTGGCAGCAGTCGCAAACCATTCTGTCGCGCATCTCTCCGGCCAGCCAGACGCCGCAGATGCGCGAGCTGGCGCAGCGGGTGAACTACAACCTGCAGATGGCGACGGCGGAACGTTATCTGGCGCAGGGCAATTCCGTCGCGGCGGCCAATACCCTGAAAACCCTCTCCACGCGTCCCCCGGAAAACCCGGCGGATGCGGGCAAACTCGCCAGAATGCTGGCACAGAGCGGCGATCTGACCGGCGCGGTGGCCGTCGTGCGCAGCAACATGCGTGAGGGCGTGCAGGGTAACGCGGGCGATTACGCCGATCAGGTTTCCGTCCTCAATCAGGCCGGGCTGAGCGGCGAAGCCCAGAGCTTCCTCTCGAACCCGGAACTGCTGTCGCGCAGCACGCCAACTCAGCTGGCGGGCGTGCGGAACGGATACGTCATCAACGAAGCGGACCAGCTGCGCGAGCAGGGTAACTATGCGGCGGCGTACGACAAGCTGATCCGCGCCCTGCAAAGCGACCCGCAGAATACCGACCTGATGTTCGCGATGGCGCGTCTGTATCAGACCGGCAAAATGAACAAAGAGGCGGGCGTGGTTTACGACTACCTGATGACGCGCGACACGCCGGATCAGGATGCGCGCGCCGGGGCTATCGACGTGGCGCTGGCCGAAGACAACGTGACGAAGGCGAAACAGCTCGCCAACGGTCTGCAAACCAATAACTCTCCTGAGCGTCTGGTCTTGCTGGCGCGTCTGGAAGAGGCGCAGGGCAACCATCAGCAGGCGATGACCTATCTGCGCAGCGCGCGCGGCAAACTGCTGGGGCTGCAATCCACCAACAGTTCGGCCACGCCGACGATGGGCGGTTTGCTGCTGGCGGATAACCCGTTCACCACCACCAGCCGCACCGCGCAGGCGGTGGGCGCCACGGCCTCCAGCGACAGCGGGCTGCCGTGGCAGCTGGCACAGACGGCACGCGAGCCGGGTTCGACGCTGCCGGGCACCACGCGCCCCGATCTGCCACAGGAGACGGCCCAGAGCCGCACTCTGCGTCAGGTCGACGACATGATGCAGCAGATGAACGAACAGACCGGCATGTGGCTGCAGGGCGAGGTCGACGTGCGCGGGCGCGATGGCGAATCGGGCACCAGCAAGCTGACCGAAGCCAAAGCGCCGCTCACCTGGTCCAGCTCACCGTTTGGCGAATCGCGCTTTGAATTCACCGCCACGCCGATCACCCTCAGCGCAGGCAGCGCCAGCGGTGACGCATGGCGTCGCTTCGGCTCCAACCCGCTGGCGAACGCCGCATCGAACATGGTTTCCACGGCGACCAACGAGCAGAAAGCCATTGCGGCAATGAACGCCACGGAGCGCGCGACTTATCTCGCCGCGCATCCGGGGGCCGCCGCGCTGGTGGATTTAGGCACGCTGGACAGCAACGACTTCAACCTCACCAGTTCCGACGGTCAGCTGAACCTGGCGAAGCTCGGGGCTTACGACAGCGGTCGGGTCGGGGAGTACCTTGAAGCCTCAAACCTGAAAGCGAACGTCAATCAGCCGGGTGATGTCTCGACGGACTCGCAAAAAGCGAACGGCGTGGAGCTGAACATGGCGCTGAGCGGGAAGGATTATCGTCTGGATATCGGCAGTACGCCGCTCGGGCAAGATCTCAGCACGCTGGTGGGCGGCGTGAAATGGTCGCCGAAACTCACCAATTATCTATCGCTGATCATGACCGGAGAGCGCCGCGCGGTCACGGACAGCCTGCTTTCCTACGTCGGGCTTGAGGACAAATACTCTGGCAAACGCTGGGGGCGCGTCACCAAAAACGGCGGCAGCCTGCAACTGAGCTATGACGATGGCGACGCCGGTTTCTACGCGGGCGGTGGCGGTTACAGCTATCTCGGCGAAAACGTGGCAAGCAACACCAGCATCAATGCCAACGCCGGGGTTTATCTGCGTCCGTATCACGACGATTTCCGCGAGGTGAAAACCGGGCTCAGCATGAGCTGGATGGATTTCTCGAAAAACCTCAGTCAGTTCACCTTCGGTCAGGGCGGCTATTTCAGCCCGCAAAACTACGTCAGCGTCTCGCTGCCTGTCGACTACTCGCAAAAAATCGACAACTGGAAGCTGAAACTGGGCGGCTCCGTGGGCTACCAGTCTTACAGCCAGGACAGCAGCGATTACTTCCCGACTAACGACAGCTGGCAGCAGCTGCTGGAAGGGGCCGTGGAGAGCGGGTTTGCCAAAGAGGCTCGCTACAAAGGCACCTCCGAAAACGGGATCGGCTACACGATGCGCGCTGGGGTGGATTACACCCTCAACAAAGACATGACCATCGGCGGCAAGGTGGGTTACGACACCTTTGGCAGCTATAACGAAAGTACGGCGGGACTCTATTTCCGCTACATGCTGGGAGATAAATAA
- the bcsQ gene encoding cellulose biosynthesis protein BcsQ translates to MPLICVCSPKGGVGKTTMTANLAYALARSGSKVLALDFDVQNALRLHFGVPLSDSRGYVAKAAESSDWSQFVLTAGGNLFVLPYGDASEDQRMAFEERLTNDEHFLTRGLSTLLNYPGLIIVADFPPGPSPALKAMSRLADLHLITLLADTASLSLLPQIENQRLTGGVLNHKAGHYFVLNQSDNRRQISRDVTTFVENKLGDKLLGVVHRDESVGEANASQQSVFDFSPASAAAFDIELIAKKVAGILGVKVGDGTVHTLPRKSGF, encoded by the coding sequence ATGCCGTTAATTTGCGTTTGCTCGCCAAAAGGCGGCGTGGGGAAAACGACCATGACCGCCAACCTGGCTTACGCCCTGGCGCGTTCGGGAAGCAAAGTGCTGGCGCTGGATTTCGATGTGCAAAATGCGCTTCGTCTGCACTTCGGCGTTCCGCTTTCCGACAGCCGCGGTTACGTGGCCAAAGCCGCGGAATCCTCCGACTGGAGCCAGTTTGTCCTCACCGCCGGCGGAAACCTGTTCGTGCTGCCGTACGGCGATGCCAGCGAAGATCAGCGCATGGCGTTTGAGGAACGACTCACCAACGACGAACACTTCCTCACGCGCGGGCTGAGCACGCTGCTCAACTATCCGGGCCTGATTATCGTCGCCGATTTTCCTCCTGGCCCATCACCGGCGTTAAAAGCCATGTCGCGGCTGGCCGATCTGCATCTGATCACCCTGCTGGCCGATACCGCGTCCCTCTCTCTGCTGCCGCAAATTGAGAATCAGCGCCTGACGGGTGGGGTGCTCAACCACAAAGCCGGGCACTATTTCGTTCTCAACCAAAGCGACAACCGCCGTCAGATCAGCCGGGATGTCACCACCTTCGTCGAGAATAAACTCGGCGATAAGCTACTGGGTGTGGTTCACCGCGACGAAAGCGTCGGGGAAGCCAACGCCTCACAACAGTCCGTCTTCGACTTTAGCCCGGCCTCAGCCGCCGCCTTCGACATTGAGCTTATCGCCAAAAAAGTCGCCGGCATTCTGGGCGTCAAAGTGGGTGACGGCACTGTTCACACCCTTCCGCGTAAGTCAGGGTTCTAA
- the bcsA gene encoding UDP-forming cellulose synthase catalytic subunit produces MKKFLFILLTLAMIPIALLIVITPMDSQKQYIFGFISIGLLFLMGFSKRRSISVIMVVMSLLMSTRYMYFRLTQTLHFNSEIETILGMGLFLAEVYVWVLLLLNYLQTIWPLKREIVPLPDDMSLWPTVDVYIPTYNESLDVVRDTVLAAQCIDYPRDKMKIYLLDDGKRREFAVFAADVGVGYITRNDNSHAKAGNLNHAMKLTQGELITVFDCDHVATRIFLQATVGGFLKDPKLALVQTPHYFYSPDPFERNLSVGRNIPNEGTLFYGPIQQGNDNWNATFFCGSCAVIRRSALEEIGGFAVETVTEDAHTALKMQRLGWKSAFLDIPLAAGLATERLVLHVIQRTRWARGMTQIFRLDNPLFGRGLTIQQRLCYLSAMLYYQFALPRIAFLTAPLAYLLFNLNIIHSSAGLVFAYALPHLFLAIYLNSRMNGRYRYSFWGEIYDLVLAFHLVLPTVVTMVFPKRGKFNVTDKGALLNVGYFDFRVVRPHLVIAILLGIGVIAGIIRACAHDYYGVDPSVIALNVGWGLYSLIFLLAAIAVARETRQTRKTIRIDVKIPVLIHYASGISSRSQTADLSMGGCRVELPDERHLTDDIEEVELLLQSGAISIPVKVVATDEQFIRLMFEDIPLARRRELVRVVLARADAWIQPPKPQDNPFRSLLTIVRCVFDLFWLTWKTRRENRRAQAQVQEDGNA; encoded by the coding sequence ATGAAAAAGTTTCTTTTTATTTTGCTGACGTTAGCAATGATCCCCATTGCGCTGCTGATCGTCATTACGCCGATGGACAGCCAGAAACAATATATCTTTGGCTTTATCAGCATTGGCCTGCTGTTTTTAATGGGCTTCAGCAAAAGACGCAGTATTTCCGTGATTATGGTGGTGATGTCATTATTGATGTCGACCCGCTATATGTATTTCCGCCTGACGCAAACCCTGCATTTTAATTCCGAGATTGAGACGATTCTCGGGATGGGTTTATTCCTCGCCGAGGTCTACGTCTGGGTGCTGCTCCTGCTGAACTACCTGCAAACCATCTGGCCGCTCAAACGCGAGATCGTGCCGCTCCCGGACGACATGTCGCTCTGGCCGACGGTCGACGTCTACATCCCGACCTATAACGAATCGTTGGACGTGGTGCGCGACACGGTGCTGGCCGCGCAGTGCATCGACTACCCGCGCGACAAAATGAAAATCTACCTGCTCGACGACGGTAAACGCCGCGAGTTCGCCGTCTTTGCGGCGGACGTTGGCGTGGGATACATCACGCGCAACGACAACTCCCACGCAAAAGCGGGCAACCTCAACCACGCGATGAAGCTCACCCAGGGCGAGCTGATCACCGTCTTCGACTGCGACCACGTCGCCACGCGTATTTTCCTGCAGGCGACGGTGGGCGGATTCCTGAAAGATCCGAAACTGGCGCTGGTGCAAACGCCGCACTACTTCTACTCGCCCGACCCGTTCGAGCGTAACCTCTCCGTCGGGCGCAATATTCCGAACGAAGGGACTCTGTTCTACGGTCCGATTCAGCAGGGCAACGATAACTGGAACGCGACCTTCTTCTGCGGCTCCTGTGCGGTGATCCGCCGCAGTGCGCTGGAAGAGATCGGTGGCTTCGCCGTCGAAACGGTGACGGAAGATGCCCACACCGCGCTGAAGATGCAGCGTCTCGGCTGGAAATCCGCGTTCCTCGATATCCCGCTGGCCGCCGGTCTTGCCACCGAGCGTCTGGTCCTGCACGTGATTCAGCGTACCCGCTGGGCGCGCGGGATGACGCAGATTTTCCGTCTGGATAACCCGCTCTTTGGCCGCGGCCTGACCATTCAGCAGCGCCTGTGCTACCTCAGCGCCATGCTCTATTACCAGTTTGCTCTGCCGCGCATCGCCTTCCTGACCGCGCCGCTGGCCTATCTGCTGTTTAACCTCAACATCATCCACTCGTCGGCGGGCCTGGTCTTTGCCTACGCGCTGCCGCATCTGTTCCTGGCGATTTACCTCAACTCGCGCATGAATGGCCGCTATCGCTACAGCTTCTGGGGCGAAATCTACGACTTAGTGCTGGCGTTCCACCTGGTGCTGCCGACCGTTGTCACCATGGTGTTCCCGAAACGCGGCAAGTTCAACGTGACGGACAAAGGCGCGCTGCTCAACGTCGGTTACTTCGATTTCCGCGTCGTGCGTCCGCATCTGGTGATTGCGATCCTGTTAGGTATTGGTGTTATTGCCGGTATCATCCGCGCCTGCGCTCACGACTACTACGGCGTGGACCCGAGCGTGATCGCCCTGAACGTTGGCTGGGGACTTTACAGCCTGATCTTCCTGCTGGCGGCGATCGCCGTCGCCCGTGAAACGCGCCAGACGCGCAAAACCATCCGCATCGACGTCAAAATCCCGGTGCTGATCCACTACGCCAGCGGTATCTCTTCCCGCAGCCAGACCGCCGATCTGTCGATGGGCGGCTGCCGCGTGGAGCTCCCGGACGAGCGCCATCTGACGGACGACATCGAAGAGGTCGAACTGCTCCTGCAATCCGGCGCGATCAGCATTCCGGTGAAAGTGGTCGCCACGGACGAACAGTTTATCCGCCTGATGTTTGAAGATATCCCCCTGGCGCGCCGCCGTGAGCTGGTGCGCGTAGTGCTGGCCCGTGCCGATGCGTGGATCCAGCCGCCAAAACCGCAGGACAACCCGTTCCGTTCGCTGCTGACCATCGTGCGCTGCGTGTTTGATCTCTTCTGGCTGACGTGGAAAACGCGCCGGGAGAACCGCCGCGCGCAGGCGCAGGTCCAGGAGGACGGCAACGCATGA
- the bcsB gene encoding cellulose biosynthesis cyclic di-GMP-binding regulatory protein BcsB — protein sequence MKQLTKLTLLAASLFALPLHSEETTVESLLPVDMPAPAPAALPTFVPSTVNSISVAQMGQPQGLVLSGGQLQGGMNFTLPVDQVITNAQLSLNVKVSPAMATRNATMQLMLNGQPLGTVPLGAADSDISRFQLDIPAALLVSSNNLSLKINDGDAMQCQRDLSDKYRVTILPDSRFELEGQQLDIGSDLSHFPRPFFDSMQMTPAAIAFAFGPTLSSDALSAAALISSWLGIQADYRGVSFAALHDRLPEKNGILIGHPGDKIGGLTLPQSTQPMLQVIDNPANPVYKLLLVVGNDEAALRTAAWRLTRGNFALQTASTTIPAQTIPASKPYDAPRWIPTDRPVKLSELIRKDQSLTVTGIWHAPLRVAFRAAPDLFLWDGETIPLHIGYRFPTESWIDENRSWLSMTMNDTFLHNLPVNKQGALETLWHKVGGDARQEKFDMPLEPYMIYGDNQLSLYFNITAKENAPCSVLLNNNIKSRIDEDSWIDLSHTRHFSLLPNLSYFVGASFPFTRLADYSQTVLLLPEQPTETQIATLLDMAARSGNATGTALYNNRVVLGVPTAGGNLELLRTRDVLAVSGMAQHDFNQALLDESPFTSHDNTLGVRTPTTWQKLQRWLAGDWTSDGVEADRYFSSNEAWRGFVSFRSPWSSDRLVVMALGSNDDQLSRLHDDLTSARINAGIRGDAAIITNENGVRSFRVGSQFPSGEMPTQMMIVWYANQHSALLAILGLIMSSLTGLGLYAWLKKRARKRLNPESGK from the coding sequence ATGAAACAGCTGACAAAACTCACTTTGCTTGCGGCGTCGCTGTTTGCGCTGCCGCTGCACAGTGAAGAAACCACCGTCGAATCGCTGCTGCCGGTAGACATGCCCGCGCCCGCACCGGCGGCGCTTCCGACCTTTGTCCCCTCAACGGTGAACAGCATCAGCGTGGCGCAGATGGGCCAGCCGCAGGGGCTGGTGCTGAGCGGCGGCCAGCTGCAGGGCGGAATGAACTTCACCCTGCCGGTCGACCAGGTGATCACCAACGCCCAGCTTTCGCTGAACGTCAAAGTCTCGCCCGCGATGGCGACGCGCAATGCCACTATGCAGCTGATGCTCAACGGCCAGCCGCTGGGCACCGTGCCGCTGGGCGCGGCGGACAGCGACATCTCCCGCTTCCAGCTGGACATTCCGGCGGCGCTGCTGGTCTCCAGCAACAATCTGAGCCTGAAAATCAACGACGGCGACGCGATGCAGTGCCAGCGCGATCTGTCGGATAAATATCGCGTCACCATCCTGCCGGATTCGCGCTTCGAGCTGGAAGGGCAGCAGCTGGATATCGGCTCCGACCTGAGCCATTTCCCGCGTCCGTTCTTCGACAGTATGCAGATGACCCCAGCGGCGATCGCCTTTGCCTTTGGCCCGACGCTCAGCAGCGATGCCCTCAGCGCCGCGGCGTTGATCTCCTCCTGGCTCGGTATTCAGGCCGATTATCGCGGCGTCTCCTTCGCGGCGCTGCACGACCGGCTACCGGAGAAAAACGGCATTCTGATCGGCCATCCGGGCGACAAAATCGGCGGCCTGACGCTGCCGCAATCCACCCAGCCAATGCTGCAGGTGATCGATAACCCGGCGAACCCGGTGTACAAACTGCTGCTGGTTGTCGGAAACGACGAAGCGGCGCTGCGCACGGCGGCATGGCGACTGACGCGCGGCAACTTTGCCCTGCAAACCGCCAGCACCACGATCCCTGCGCAGACGATCCCGGCGAGCAAGCCTTACGACGCCCCGCGCTGGATCCCAACGGATCGTCCGGTTAAGCTCTCAGAGCTGATCCGCAAGGATCAAAGCCTGACCGTCACCGGGATCTGGCATGCGCCCCTGCGCGTAGCGTTCCGCGCCGCGCCGGATCTTTTCCTGTGGGACGGCGAAACCATTCCGCTGCACATCGGCTACCGCTTCCCGACGGAGAGCTGGATTGACGAAAATCGCTCCTGGCTCAGCATGACCATGAACGACACCTTCCTGCACAACCTGCCGGTCAACAAACAGGGCGCGCTGGAAACCTTGTGGCACAAAGTGGGCGGCGACGCGCGGCAGGAGAAGTTCGATATGCCGCTGGAGCCGTACATGATCTACGGCGACAACCAGCTCTCGCTCTACTTCAACATCACTGCGAAAGAGAACGCGCCGTGCAGCGTGCTGCTGAACAACAACATCAAGAGCCGCATCGATGAGGACTCGTGGATCGATCTGAGCCACACGCGTCACTTCTCGCTCCTGCCGAATCTCTCATACTTCGTCGGAGCATCTTTCCCGTTCACCCGTCTGGCGGACTACTCCCAGACGGTGCTGCTCCTGCCGGAACAGCCGACGGAAACCCAGATCGCCACGCTGCTGGATATGGCCGCGCGATCCGGTAACGCCACCGGCACGGCGCTTTACAACAATCGCGTGGTGCTCGGCGTGCCAACGGCGGGCGGCAACCTTGAACTGCTGCGCACCCGCGACGTACTGGCGGTGAGCGGCATGGCGCAGCACGACTTCAACCAGGCCCTGCTGGACGAATCGCCGTTTACCTCCCACGACAACACCCTGGGCGTGCGCACGCCGACCACCTGGCAAAAACTGCAGCGCTGGCTGGCGGGCGACTGGACCTCCGACGGCGTTGAAGCCGACCGTTACTTCTCCTCCAACGAGGCGTGGCGGGGGTTTGTCAGCTTCCGCTCCCCGTGGAGCAGCGACCGCCTGGTGGTCATGGCGCTCGGCAGTAACGACGACCAGCTCTCTCGCCTGCATGACGACTTGACCTCCGCGCGTATCAACGCCGGGATCCGCGGCGACGCGGCGATCATCACCAACGAAAACGGCGTACGCAGTTTCCGCGTCGGCTCGCAGTTCCCGAGCGGCGAAATGCCGACCCAAATGATGATTGTCTGGTACGCCAACCAGCACTCGGCCCTGCTGGCGATCCTGGGTCTGATCATGAGTTCGCTGACCGGTCTGGGCCTGTACGCCTGGCTGAAAAAGCGTGCGCGTAAGCGCCTGAATCCGGAGAGCGGAAAGTGA